CGCCGCCCGCGTCGAGGGTGCGCCGCCGCAGGACCTCGTTACCGTCGAGCATCCGCTGGAGCACTGCGGCGTCGTCAGCGGGAGCGGTGCGCAGGAGCGCGAAGAGGAAGGAGACCGGCCCGTCGGGCAGTCTGCGTTGCGGCGTGTGGATCGCGTTGTTGTGGAAGGGGTAGAGCAGCACGAGGCCGCCATCGGCGATGCCGAGGTCGGCCGGGTCGAGGTCGCGCATCGTCTCCTCGATCACCTCGTCTGCCGCCGCGCCGGGCAAGATCGCGTTCAGCCACGGGTGCGGCTGGTCCCACGCTCCGGTCTCGCGGAGCAATGCCTCGTGCGGGGCCATCCCGTTGAGGAACTCGAAGTACTCCTGGTCCAGGCATTCCTCGGCGCGGTACCGGAGGTCGTGCTCGGCGAAAACGGGCGGCGTCCACGTGTAGTAGGCGGCGACGTCGAGCAGGAATTCCCACCCGGAGCCGTCTTCGCGTGGTTTCGCCAGACCTTCCAAATGGTCGAACTGGCGCGCGGCGATCAGCCGCCGTTGATCGGCGAGGAAGTCCGGAAGGTTGTCGTAGTGCAGCAACCGGCGGCTGACACGCGTGGGAGCCGAGACCAGCCGCAGCGTGGCGCGCAGGATGATGCCGTGCCGACCGTGTCCGGCGCGAACCGCGTCGAACAGCGCCTGGTCCTCGGCCGCCGAGCAGGTTCGCACCACGCCGTCCGGGGTGCGGACTTCGAGTTGGAGCACGTTGTCGGTCTGCAAGCCGTGCCGGTGGGTCGCGCCGCCGATGCCGCCTACCGAAAGAGTCCCGCCGACGGAGAGTTCGAGGTAATCGGTCAGCACCGGCGGGGTGCGGCCCAGCGCGAGAGCGGCTCGCAGCACGTCGCTCCAGCAGGCGCCCGCCTCGACGGTGATTCGCTCCCGGTCGATGTCGTGCACCGCGCTTACACCGCTGGTGTCGATCACGATCCCATCCGCGACCTGGGAGCCACCGGCCGCAGAATGCCCCTGCCCGCGCACCACATACGGCAACTGCCGGGATTCGGCGTGCTCGACCGCCGCGACGAGCTCGTGGACTGTGGAGGGTCGTGCCACCGCGAGCGGGCGCAGGTGCACGAGGTGACCCCAGTCGTCGGCCGCGGACTCGCGGGAAGCCTCGTCGGTGTGCAGGTGCGGGGCGGGCTCGGCGGTAAGCATCGGTGTCCTCACTCGTCGGTCCCAGCGCGCTGCTGGTGACCCGATCATGCCCAAGATCACCAGATCGGTCGAATCCGAATTCGTGAGAAGTCATCACAATGGCACCGGTGGACCGGCGTGAACGGCATCCTACGACATTCGTTCCCAGCTTGTTCCCAGGTCGTTCACGCGGGCCTCCCGCACGGCCGAACTAGCTTGGTGGCAGATCCGGGAAATTCCGTTGGAGTGGGGTAGATGAACGGTCTGGCCGTGCAGGAGTCGAAGGCAGTCGTCCCCGTTCCGCACGGTCCCGCTCGCACGGCCGGGCGGGACAACGTCGTCGGCCAGGCCGTGCTTTTCACGGTCATCGGTGTGCTCGCCACCGCGGCGAACGCCGTGCTTTACGTCTTGCTGCGCGAGGTCTTCCCGACCGGTCCGTCGAACCTCATCTCGCTGCTGATC
The sequence above is a segment of the Saccharopolyspora phatthalungensis genome. Coding sequences within it:
- a CDS encoding FAD-binding protein, translating into MLTAEPAPHLHTDEASRESAADDWGHLVHLRPLAVARPSTVHELVAAVEHAESRQLPYVVRGQGHSAAGGSQVADGIVIDTSGVSAVHDIDRERITVEAGACWSDVLRAALALGRTPPVLTDYLELSVGGTLSVGGIGGATHRHGLQTDNVLQLEVRTPDGVVRTCSAAEDQALFDAVRAGHGRHGIILRATLRLVSAPTRVSRRLLHYDNLPDFLADQRRLIAARQFDHLEGLAKPREDGSGWEFLLDVAAYYTWTPPVFAEHDLRYRAEECLDQEYFEFLNGMAPHEALLRETGAWDQPHPWLNAILPGAAADEVIEETMRDLDPADLGIADGGLVLLYPFHNNAIHTPQRRLPDGPVSFLFALLRTAPADDAAVLQRMLDGNEVLRRRTLDAGGGFIYLEP